A window of the Candidatus Epulonipiscium sp. genome harbors these coding sequences:
- a CDS encoding methionine synthase: MDFTAKYFENIWITPPKDRILYRLGYKKGKTVLDKNAMDEIEEIIWEGVSLCHPKGAFMIMPITKRTEETVTIGKHLVESRNLAKLLIKSDYVTLMASTIGGGIIDRINEEIQKENSIKAIIFDSTASQMADKTAAWIMDFVNSTIRKEAKQLTTFRYSPGYGDLDLKYQKIFFKELKLEKFDMSLTKKYMMAPEKSVTAICGVENRVGEKEND; this comes from the coding sequence ATGGACTTTACAGCTAAATACTTTGAAAATATATGGATAACCCCGCCAAAGGATAGAATACTTTATAGGCTGGGATATAAAAAAGGAAAGACCGTATTGGATAAAAATGCAATGGATGAAATAGAAGAAATAATTTGGGAGGGAGTAAGTCTTTGCCATCCCAAGGGGGCATTTATGATAATGCCAATAACCAAAAGAACTGAAGAAACCGTAACGATAGGAAAACATTTAGTAGAGAGTAGGAATTTAGCCAAGCTCCTAATAAAAAGTGACTATGTTACCCTTATGGCTTCTACCATAGGGGGCGGAATTATAGATAGAATAAACGAGGAAATACAAAAAGAAAATTCAATAAAAGCTATAATATTTGATTCCACAGCTTCGCAAATGGCAGATAAAACAGCTGCATGGATAATGGATTTTGTAAATAGCACTATTAGAAAAGAAGCAAAGCAGCTTACAACCTTTAGGTATAGTCCGGGATATGGGGACCTAGACTTAAAATACCAAAAGATATTTTTTAAAGAACTAAAACTAGAAAAATTTGATATGAGTTTAACGAAAAAATATATGATGGCGCCAGAAAAATCAGTGACTGCTATATGCGGAGTGGAAAATAGAGTGGGGGAAAAAGAAAATGACTAG